CATTAAATCAATTGAATAATATTTTGTTTTTGCTAAATACAGAGTTTTCTTTTGAGTTAAGATATTTAGGAAAATTACTATTGTTATCTAAAGTTCTCCCTGCAAATCCAACAATTTCATTAAATTCATTTTTAATTGGAAAAATAATTCTATTAATAAAAAAAGAATTTTCATTTTCGGTTAATAAAGATGAATTTATTAATATATCTTTAGGTATTTTTTTAACATTAATTAAAAAATTTTTAAACTTTGCATTATTTGAGTTATAACCAATATCAAATTTTTGAATAATATTGTTATTTAATTTTCTTTTGTTTAAAAATGTTTTAAGTAAGATATTTTCATTTATTTCACTTAATAAATTTACTTTAAATAAAATAGTTGCCAATGAATTAACGTTGATAATTTCTTTTTCATTTGTCTGAAAGTCATTTTCCGGTTTTTTAAATTGATGTTTTTTTAATGAAATTATATGAAATTTATTTGTTAGTCATTCAATTGCTTGTTTTGTATCAATTTTTTGATATTCTTTGACTAATTCAATTGCATTTCCGCCTTTATTACAACCAAAGCATTTTCAAATGTTTTTGGAAGGGGAAATAATCAATGATGCATTTTTATCACCATGAAAAGGGCAAATGACTTTAAAGTTAGAACCTTGTTTTATTAATTTAAAAAATTCTTGTGCAACATCAACTATGCTGAAATTAAAAATATTATTTTTGTTTTTATCTTGATTTATTTTCATTATTTTTACCTATAACTTTTTAATCATTTATTAAGTCATAACCTTTATCAAAAGATTTTTTAATTTGATATATTTTGTATGGCATTCAAGTTAATTTTTTAATAATTTTTTTAAGTAATGTTTTTTCATGAAATTTACTAGATTTTAATTTTGCAATTATTTTTTCATTTAAAAAAGCAGCATTTTTTAAAATTTGATTATTAAGTTGATTATTAAATTCATTAAGTTGATTATTAATAAATTCAGTTTTTTCTTCATCAAAAATTTTATCTATTTCTAATTCTTGGAGTGTGTCAAGTTTTTGTTGAAAAATATTAACCTTTTTAAAAAATAATTCATTGTTTTTCAACAAATAATCTTTAATTGCTATAACTGATTCTTGTATTTCTTTAGGTGCTAAATTAAAAGTAGGCTTTTTATTGTTTTTGTAATATTTTTTTATTTTTTGAAGGTCATCATAAAAATTATTTTGTTCATTAAACATTACTTTAAAAATTGGTTCATGCTTAATTTCTGTTTTAATTTCAAAAACTTCTTTTTTGATATTTCATAGAGTTTCATAATCTTTTTTGTGCAAAAGTTTCATGTCTAAATATTTTTGAAATTTTTTAATATTTTCAATTTCTAATGAGCCTTTTGATCTAAATTTAAATTTTTTTTGTTTGTAATTTCATGTAGTAGGCATCTTCTCACTAAAAAGAATATGAAAATGTGGGTGTTTAGTATTGGTATGAATTGCAAATAAAATATCTAAATTTTTTAAATTAAATTTTTCACTTTTTAAAAAATATTCAAAATTACTTGCTAAAAAATCAGCATATTCTTGTTGTGAAACAATATTAGCATTTTTCATTCTTTCATATTCAAAAGACAAGACAGCATCCCAAATTAATTGTTCTTTTTTTAATTTTTTATAAATATTTTTAGCTTTTTCAACAGCAATTAAATTAGCTTTTTTGTTTTTGATTTTAAATAAACCTGAATTAATTGAACTTTGTTCATTAACTAAGGAATTTAAAACTTTTTCTAATTGTGTTTGTTCATTTACTAGAGCAAGTATTTCATTTGATGTTTTTGTTGATTTATAAACAGCGCTGGGCCTTGTAATGTAATCAATTACTTTTCCCTTTTTGTAATATTCATTAGTTCCTTTAGCAAAACGAGTTATTTTAAAAACTGAACTTTGCATTTTTATTTTTTAACAAGTTGAATCTCACTTTCATAGCGTTGCTTTGCTTTTTCTAAAATGTATTTGCTCATTTCTCATGAAAAGTTGAAATAAAAATCTTTTTTATCATTTTCACTTTTAACAATTAAAGGATTGAAAACAAAAAAGTCATGCTTGTTTTTGTAAAGTGATAGTTTATTTAACTTTACAAAAAATGATTTATGTCTTGTGCCAAAATTAACAATTATTGAAAACATGGCTACTTGTTTATAATCATTTTCACTTTGTTTAGATATAAGAAAAAAATTTGTGATTTCAATTTTCATTAATGTACAAGCCCTTCGTCTTGAGCTAAAAAATCTGAATTATCAATAATTTGTTTTTCATTTTTTTTAGTATCTAAATATTTTTCTAATTTTTGAGAAATATATTCAACAGCTTCATTTGCTTTGTTAGCTGCTTTAAATAGTTCATTTGGATTATCTTCGAGTATCTTAATTCAACTTTGAATATATGCATAATTATTATCTTGAATTTTCTTAGTTTGAAAACCAAACTTTGAATTTAAAAATATCGCCCCTAATTCAGCAACTAATTCTTCTATAGCTCTTGTTTTGATATTTTTACTATATGATTCAATTGAAGTTCTATTGAGTCTATCTTTATGCCCTGTTCAATGTGTTAATTCATGAAAAAAAACTGCTATTTTTGCTTCAGGACTTACAAAAGTTGTTGGCATTTGGATGTAGTCTTGATTTGGAGAAAAATGTGGAGTTTCAGTTAAAACATTGTCGTATACTTTTAATTCTAAAGCTTTAGACAAATTTTCGATTAAATAATCTACTCTTTTATCGCTAGAAACTTCAACAAATTTATTTTTGTATTTAGGTATATTTTCAACATCCTTTGCATTGAAAACATAATACGTTTTTCCAAAAAAGTAATTAGTTTTTTGCTTTTTTCCATTATTTTCAATTTCTGATTCATCTAATTGTTTGATGCCTCAATATTCAATTGAACAACCTTTTGCCCCTTTTTTTAGTTTAAGATTTGGTCTGTTTAATATTTGCTTAAAAGTTAAAAACCTTGGATCTTGAATATTTTTCATTTCAGAAAAAAGTTGAAGTCTTAAAATGTTTGTTCCATTGTAGTTTTTGTTGCTTACAAAATTCAAAGGATACATTGCTACAAAATTTTTATCTCAAAAATAATTATGTGTTTTTAAGTTTTTGATAATTTGTTCAACAATTTTTTTCCTTTCATCTAAAAGCTTATTTAAATTTTTCATTTTTTAAACCTTCTTCAAATTCAAAACCAAATGAAGTTAAAAAGTTTTTAAATTTTTCAGCATTTTTAAATGTTGGATTTTTATAAAATTCAAAAAAAGCATTATCTAAATCTTTTTCAAAATTTATTAAATCATTATCATTTCATTTTTTCTTACTTTTGTAATTGGAATCAAAATTAAATTCTTTCATCTTCAAATGTCACTCCATATTTTTTTTCAAATTCTTTTTTCATTTTTTCTGTTGGATTATTATTTAACTTTTTTAAATCATTAATAATGTTTTTCATAAGTAATTCCTTTTTCTTTTTTTTATTTTTCTTTTTTATTTCTTCTAAATATTTCTAGTTTTATTCTTTAAAACTTAAACTAAAATGAGATATATAACCCCCTACCCCCTTAAAAAAAGCATTTTTTTGCGAGTGATCCACTACATTTTTGCGAGTGATCCACTACATTTGCTATAAAACTACTAATCAAAAAGTTTTGTTTCATCTTGAATGAGATAATTATCAAAAACAAAATGAATGTAAGGTGTTTGGCCTTTTTTTGCAATCTGGTAAAATGAATCATCAATTTTCAAAAGTTTTGTTTTTGCTATTTTTTGATAATCTTTAACAACAACATCAATGACGTATTTTTTAAAATCACTTAAGTTTTTATATGCATCAGTTTTAACTCCTAAAATATTTACAAAATTTTTTAGAGAAATTCATGTATCTATTTTTTCGCTATAGCTTCTGTTTTCCATTTCTTGAAAAAATCAAAAACTTAACGAAGATTTAAACTTTACAAGATTAGATAAATTAAACTTTTTAAAATGACCAAGGTTTAAATAATCATCTATGTATTTTGTGAATTCAATTTCAATCATTTTAGTTTTTTCATTGTATTGAAAACTTTCAATAAGCATTTTTTTCTTAGTTATGTTTTCTGTTTTTTGACTAATTGAAAAAATGGACGCAGCATCAAAACCCGCTTTTGAAATTTGACGCAACAAATCAGTTCGATCTACTTTTAAACTTTTTAAAAATAATCTTGAAAATTTAAATTTTAAAATTTTATTTTTGTCATGATTTGTAATGTATAAAAAACAGCTATAAAAAAATATTTTTAGCATTACAAGAGATGGACGCTCTTTTTGGATATACAATTTGTGGACTATTGAAGTAGGTACAAATTTATTTTCAAATTCATTTAAATTCAACAAAAAAACTACCTCGCTTTCTAACGAGGTAGCCAAACCACCATCTATTGAACACTACCAAAAATTTTTTAATTATATCTTCTTTAAAAAAAGTTACATTATTTTCTTTAAAAAAATTAGCAAAAAATTCATCATTTAAATTTTTGATTTTGTAAATATTTTCAAAAATATATTTAAAATAATAATTATCAATTTTATATTTTTGAAATAAAGAAAAAATTATCCCGAATCTTTCATTTAAAGCAAATTTAGAATTTAGATTTCTAATTAATCTTATATTTAAATCATTAAATTCTTTTGTTTTGAAACGTTTTAAATTTTGATTTGAATATTTTTGTAACTCTTTTGTATTAGCATTAAATTCTTTTTCAAAAACACTAATAATTGCTTTTATAAAATTCTTTATAAAAAAAATAATTTTTTTGTTTTTAAAAGCATTATGTATATATTTATATTTTTTAGCTGCTGCTACAATTCCTAATGTTGTATGTATTGCATTAACAAATATTAATTTTTTTATTATAAAAAAATCAATGTTTTGTGTTAATTGAACTTTATTTAATTGAAAGTTATTTTTTTGTTCTAGAACTACATTAAAATATTTTTCACTTTGAACATCTAAAATTTGGTTTTGTTTTGTAGATAAAGGAATAATTCTATCAATTACTGAATTAATAAAGTCAATGTTTTTATTTTTTAAATTTAGTATTTCCTTAAATTTGTCACTAATTTTAAAACCATTTTCAAAACAAATGATTTTCGTATTATTTTTAAAATTTGCTTTTTGAAATAAAGGCTTTAAATGATGTAAATTTTCTGCTCCTATTGAAGTTGAAATAATATCCATTTCATTTATTAATTTGAGTATTTCTGTTGTTTCACTAATGTGTAATGCTTTAAAATTTTTAATTAAATTAAATTTTTTTTGGTTAAAATAATTTATTTTGTATTTTTTTTCTAAATTGAGTTTATTTACTATGTCTAAATTTGTATCAACAAAATAAATTTCATAATTATTTTGTTGATAAATATAGGCAACCAAACCCCTACCTATGTTTCCAGCCCCAAAATGAATTACTTTATTTTTTTTCATTTTTTATTTCTTGCACAATTTCTTGATATTTTTTTTGGTCTAAAAATTGATTGATTGTTATTATTTTAGAGCTAGGTACTTTCTGTTTGATTCTATCTCTTAAAGAACTAATAGTAATAATACATTTATCACTATTTGTCAAATTATTAATTGCTTTATTAATCACAGTAATATTATTTATGTCATTGTCTTTAAGAGTTTTTTTAAAAATGGAAGACCCCATGGCTGAAGAACCCATTCCTGCATCACAAGCAAAAACAATATTTTTACAATAAAATTTATTAGTTAAATTATTTTTCATTGCTTTTGAATTGTCTGTTGCTTCTTCAAAAATTTTAGATAGATCTTTTTTTCTAAAAAACAATAAGATAAATAAACTAAGAACTGCTGTAACTGCTGCACTAACTGCTATACCTAAAGTATAACCTAAAACATCGCTTCATGTTTTGTTAATTTGAATAAATCCAGCTATTATTGATCCAGGTGAGATAGGTGCAATAGCTCCTGCATTAAAAATTAAAAAAATTAAGTTACCAATAGCTCCTCCTGCAATTAAAGGAAAAATTAAAATTGGTCTTAATAACACAAATGGAAAATAAACTTCATGAATCCCACCAAATAAATGCACAACACTACTACTTGCTGCTTGTGAAGAAATAGCTTTATTTTTTTTAAAACCAAAAATTATTCATGTAATTAAAATTCCTAAACCTGGTCCCGGATTACTTTCAAGTAAAAATAAAGTGGATTTACCAGCTTCCAACACTTGTGCAGTACCAAGTGGTGTAAAAACACCATGATTAATTGCATTATTTAAAAATAATATTTTTGCTGGTTCTATAATAATAGCTAAAATTGGATAAAGTTTATATTTTTGCATTTCAAAAATAAATTTAGACAAACCTAATTGAAAATATCCAATTACATAAATTGATGCATAAAACACAGGAAAAACTAAAATAAAACCTAAAATTCCTAAATAAAAATTATTTACAAGCATTTCAAATCCTGGTTTAATTTTTTGAATTCAAAGTTTTTCAGTATGTTTAAGAACTAAAGAAGCTATTGGTGCAAAAATCATCACACCTAGAAACATAGGTACACCACTTTTTTTCTGTAACATGTCTTCATTAATACCTTCATATAAAATGTATTTTATTGCATCGGTTTGCCCTGCGGCAATTGTGGCAAGTGCTACAATACCAGCTATAGCACCACCACGAATATTATATATTTTTTTACCTAACAAAAATCCTATTAATGTAGGGATAATATATGTTATTCCTATTCCTACCATTGTTGATAATGTTTTATTAGGAATTCATCCTGTTGGAATAAAAAATGAAGTTAATAAACCTCAAGCAATAAAAATTCCAATTATAGGTAAAACACTTGACGATAAAAGCGAACCTAAATTTTGAATTTTTGTTTTAATTTTATTTATAGTTAACATTTTAATTAAATCCTTAATATATAATTTAAATATGAGAAAATATAACATTATTATTACTTTAGAAAAGTATGATTATCAAAATATAAATTTGACACATAAAGAAATTTCTAAATATTTTTTACAAAATTTAAACAAAATTAAATCTTTGCCAATTAAAACAGTTGCAAAAAATTCAAATTGTTCACAAAGTTCTGTATCATCTTTTGTTAAAAAACTTGGTTTTAACAATTACAAAGAATTATTGTATGAAATTGATGAAAGTTTTAACTTATTTAGTTTTAATTCAAAAAACAATATTTTTATTTCTGATGAATTAAAAATTGAGAATTATTACAAAAAAACAATAGGCAACATCAACTATGCTTTTAAAAAAAATAAAAATAATTTATTAAAAGTTGTTGATAAAATAAAAAAAAGTAAAAAAATTTTTATTTTTGGTAAAGGTAGTAATATTGAGATAATTATTATTTTTTATAATTATTTAATAAAAAATAATTACAATGCTTTTAGTTCATATGATTTAGATGTTCAAAAAAAATGAATTGACATTTTGAGTGAAGATGATTTATGTATATTTTTTTCATTTTCAGGTGAAACAGAAGAAATTTTAAATATTTTTTTAGAAGTGAAAAAAACTAAAGCTAAAACTGTTTCATTAAGTTCAAATATCAAATCACAACTTATGCAAGATGCAAATGAGCATTTAGTTATTTATCAAAATGAAGATATTTTTGAACAACATACTTCAGCAAGAATAAGTTATATTTTTTTAATTATGCAAATAATGAATTTGCTTAAAAATTAATCGACTTTTCAGTCAATAATAATATTAAGTTAAAGTAAATGTTAAAAATTTAAAATAAAAACTAGTTCAATAATTTTGAACTAGTTTAGTTAAATGCATTTTTTGATCGTTATTATTATTTGATTATTATTTTGTTAATTTTTTTATTTATATTATATATTTTTATTTAGAATAATTTGTAATTTAAATGCTTTCCGGTGGACATTTTTAGTGCACATTTAAAAAATCTCCGGTGGACATTTTGAAAAAACCTTGAATAGACATTTTGATATTTTTTTTATGTTCTTTAAAACAAAAAAAATCTTTAAATAAATATTTTTCAAAATTTTTTTAAATAAATATTTAAATAAAAAAACATATAAAAATATTTGTTTTTTGATAAAAGTCTGTACAAATAAATAGTTTTAATACCTATTTATAGGTAAAATTAAATAATATTTAAATTTTTATTTTAAATTTATAAACTAAAATTTTTACTAAACATTTTAACAACATTATGCATTATTTATCTAAATAAAATATTTTTTTAGCTGATATTTTTAAAAAAATTTCCAGTGGACATTTTTAGTAAAGATTTTAAAAAAATATGTTATTTTTATGATAAAAATGTTTTCCGGTGGACATTTTTAGTGGACATTTCTGGTAAACATTTAAAAAAATCTCCGGTGGACATTTAACAAAAGTAAAATAATAATTTTTTGCAATTTTTTAATTAAAAAATTATTTGATAGATTTAAATAAAAATTTTATTTTTTAGTATCAATAAATTGTCAATAACCATTTCTTCCTCTTCCAATATAAATTAAATTAGGAATATTTTTAATATGTCTGTGAATTGTTTTTTTGCTTAGCTTTAATTTATTAGCTATTTCATCAAGTTTTATATGTTTGTTATTTTTAATCATTTCAATAATTTTATTTATTTCATTGCTTTTAATTGTTTTTTTGTGTAAAATACCTTTATCATTTTTAAAGTTTTGAAATTTAATTTTACTGATAGCAATATCTCTTAAAGGAATAATGGTTTTAAAAGTTTCGCCTTCTTCAAATATAGGTTTATTTTGTGAATATATTTGAGTATACTTGTATATATTATTTACACCTGAACCTAATTCATCAGCAAAACCAATTTCTTTAAAAACCTTTGATATTAAAGGATTTTTAGGAAATGGTGCAAATTTTTTTGGCTTTAGTTCTCCAAAACTGTTAGGTATATTAGAATTTTCAACAATTATTTTATCTTTTTCAATTATTATTTTTGCAACAAAACTACTAGAATAGTCTCTATGCGCTAGGGTATTTGCCACTATTTCCCTAAGAATAGTATCTCTTGCACTTACATTTTGAATTTTGTCTAAAACAAAAATATCATTTAAATGTTTTTGCCCAAATTGAACAAGTTTATAATAACTTTCTATAAGATTTAATTCAATAGTTTCTCTATCATCATAACGATCAGTATTTTCAATTCTTAAAATAGCATCAGTTTTATAATAAGATAAAATGGATGAAATAGTTTCTTTTTTACCAAATAATAAAATTGCTGCTAATGTTAAACTCTCTTTTTGTTGTTCTAAATCAAAAGAAATAAGCGATAAACTTCTAAGCATTTCAACTTTAGACATATTTTTTCAAATATGAAAAGGATTTTTAGCTATTGCCATCTTTTTAACCTTCTCAATAGTTTTGTCACCTAATGAATTAATGTCTATATCAGGGTAAATATTTTCAACAAAACTAATATTACTTTTTTTTAAATATATTTTGGATATTCTATCATGAGAATTAGTAATATCTAGATTACTGTCATTTATGCGGTCATAAATTTTTCTTTTATAATTACAAACACGTTTACCTTCAGGAACATAAATATAAATAATTTTAAAATTATTAATTTCTAAAACTATAGGTTCTAAATATAATGGAGGATTAAATGCAGTTGGATTATTTATAGTTGTAACAAAATTTTTTTTAATATCATCTATATTACTTTCTTCAACACCAATAATTTCCTTTTTATCGTTTACACCTAAAATTATATGTCCGCCTAATCTATTATTAAATGCACAAACAGTTTTAAAAACATCTTCAGGTAAAGATGTCTTTGACTCTTTAAATTCAATATTGTATTGTTCACCTTTTTTAATTAATTTTTTTATTTTTGTTTCTAAATTCATAATTTCCTTTTTGGCTAAAAATATAAATAAAAAATTGAATTTTTTATATTTTTATTTTATCATTTTTTAAAACTATTTTTTTAAACAAATGTTATTTAATTATTTTTTATATTTTTGCTATATGTTAATACATAACTAATCAAATGTAAATTATTAGTTTGACATAAAAAAATATATATAAAAACACGAAAAAGGGCCACAGATATGGTAATACCTTTTTCGTGTTTTGTAATATGTTTTATAAAAAACATATATAAAAAATATAGAACATACTTTATAAAAAAAAGCAGTAAAAATTTTTTTAGTTCTTTTACAATGCTTTTTTATACTTTATTTTACATTTTTAAACAATCAACACTTGAAACAACATAAATTTATAACTCTTTTGATAAATTATTGATTACTTCATTTGCTCTTGTATGAAAAAAGTAAATCCCAACAAATGATGTAAAAAATGAAATAATAAATAAAGTAGATAAAGTAGATTTGTTAGTTTTTAATGTTTTTGTTTGAGAATATAAGTGTTGAATATCGTTTGCTAAAATATATTTATAAGTTCTACCAAAAAATAAAGACATCTGTGCCAAAACAATAAAAAATATAACAAAAGATAATGATCAAACAGAAGAAAAAATTGTTTTTTGTAAATCAATTATTTTATTTTCTTCTAGCATTTCTAGTTGTGCTTTAATTGCTGAAATAAGTCCAATAAGCATAAGAA
This Mesomycoplasma neurolyticum DNA region includes the following protein-coding sequences:
- the dnaG gene encoding DNA primase, which gives rise to MKINQDKNKNNIFNFSIVDVAQEFFKLIKQGSNFKVICPFHGDKNASLIISPSKNIWKCFGCNKGGNAIELVKEYQKIDTKQAIEWLTNKFHIISLKKHQFKKPENDFQTNEKEIINVNSLATILFKVNLLSEINENILLKTFLNKRKLNNNIIQKFDIGYNSNNAKFKNFLINVKKIPKDILINSSLLTENENSFFINRIIFPIKNEFNEIVGFAGRTLDNNSNFPKYLNSKENSVFSKNKILFNWFNAKNNEEIILTEGYMDVLAFERNQIYNSVALMGINLSNHHIKILKNKQITLALDSDEAGKQATYEIIKKLFKNNFQNIYVIDFLNFKDADEFSMDNDLKNAYQKKLHYLNWLNLNHYKTDDLKSKKTINYANEKSISISAKLKYIQKIKDYKTNETKTLFMILKYKNEKTLKLFLLNKKQVNAFYEQVKKNDEIKLIITKKNNHTFISKILKINNKDFSSAKENDELVYER
- the mobL gene encoding relaxase MobL, with translation MQSSVFKITRFAKGTNEYYKKGKVIDYITRPSAVYKSTKTSNEILALVNEQTQLEKVLNSLVNEQSSINSGLFKIKNKKANLIAVEKAKNIYKKLKKEQLIWDAVLSFEYERMKNANIVSQQEYADFLASNFEYFLKSEKFNLKNLDILFAIHTNTKHPHFHILFSEKMPTTWNYKQKKFKFRSKGSLEIENIKKFQKYLDMKLLHKKDYETLWNIKKEVFEIKTEIKHEPIFKVMFNEQNNFYDDLQKIKKYYKNNKKPTFNLAPKEIQESVIAIKDYLLKNNELFFKKVNIFQQKLDTLQELEIDKIFDEEKTEFINNQLNEFNNQLNNQILKNAAFLNEKIIAKLKSSKFHEKTLLKKIIKKLTWMPYKIYQIKKSFDKGYDLIND
- a CDS encoding zincin-like metallopeptidase domain-containing protein codes for the protein MKNLNKLLDERKKIVEQIIKNLKTHNYFWDKNFVAMYPLNFVSNKNYNGTNILRLQLFSEMKNIQDPRFLTFKQILNRPNLKLKKGAKGCSIEYWGIKQLDESEIENNGKKQKTNYFFGKTYYVFNAKDVENIPKYKNKFVEVSSDKRVDYLIENLSKALELKVYDNVLTETPHFSPNQDYIQMPTTFVSPEAKIAVFFHELTHWTGHKDRLNRTSIESYSKNIKTRAIEELVAELGAIFLNSKFGFQTKKIQDNNYAYIQSWIKILEDNPNELFKAANKANEAVEYISQKLEKYLDTKKNEKQIIDNSDFLAQDEGLVH
- a CDS encoding replication initiation protein, with amino-acid sequence MATSLESEVVFLLNLNEFENKFVPTSIVHKLYIQKERPSLVMLKIFFYSCFLYITNHDKNKILKFKFSRLFLKSLKVDRTDLLRQISKAGFDAASIFSISQKTENITKKKMLIESFQYNEKTKMIEIEFTKYIDDYLNLGHFKKFNLSNLVKFKSSLSFWFFQEMENRSYSEKIDTWISLKNFVNILGVKTDAYKNLSDFKKYVIDVVVKDYQKIAKTKLLKIDDSFYQIAKKGQTPYIHFVFDNYLIQDETKLFD
- a CDS encoding mannitol-1-phosphate 5-dehydrogenase, which codes for MKKNKVIHFGAGNIGRGLVAYIYQQNNYEIYFVDTNLDIVNKLNLEKKYKINYFNQKKFNLIKNFKALHISETTEILKLINEMDIISTSIGAENLHHLKPLFQKANFKNNTKIICFENGFKISDKFKEILNLKNKNIDFINSVIDRIIPLSTKQNQILDVQSEKYFNVVLEQKNNFQLNKVQLTQNIDFFIIKKLIFVNAIHTTLGIVAAAKKYKYIHNAFKNKKIIFFIKNFIKAIISVFEKEFNANTKELQKYSNQNLKRFKTKEFNDLNIRLIRNLNSKFALNERFGIIFSLFQKYKIDNYYFKYIFENIYKIKNLNDEFFANFFKENNVTFFKEDIIKKFLVVFNRWWFGYLVRKRGSFFVEFKWIWK
- a CDS encoding PTS mannitol transporter subunit IICB, which gives rise to MLTINKIKTKIQNLGSLLSSSVLPIIGIFIAWGLLTSFFIPTGWIPNKTLSTMVGIGITYIIPTLIGFLLGKKIYNIRGGAIAGIVALATIAAGQTDAIKYILYEGINEDMLQKKSGVPMFLGVMIFAPIASLVLKHTEKLWIQKIKPGFEMLVNNFYLGILGFILVFPVFYASIYVIGYFQLGLSKFIFEMQKYKLYPILAIIIEPAKILFLNNAINHGVFTPLGTAQVLEAGKSTLFLLESNPGPGLGILITWIIFGFKKNKAISSQAASSSVVHLFGGIHEVYFPFVLLRPILIFPLIAGGAIGNLIFLIFNAGAIAPISPGSIIAGFIQINKTWSDVLGYTLGIAVSAAVTAVLSLFILLFFRKKDLSKIFEEATDNSKAMKNNLTNKFYCKNIVFACDAGMGSSAMGSSIFKKTLKDNDINNITVINKAINNLTNSDKCIITISSLRDRIKQKVPSSKIITINQFLDQKKYQEIVQEIKNEKK
- a CDS encoding MurR/RpiR family transcriptional regulator; translated protein: MRKYNIIITLEKYDYQNINLTHKEISKYFLQNLNKIKSLPIKTVAKNSNCSQSSVSSFVKKLGFNNYKELLYEIDESFNLFSFNSKNNIFISDELKIENYYKKTIGNINYAFKKNKNNLLKVVDKIKKSKKIFIFGKGSNIEIIIIFYNYLIKNNYNAFSSYDLDVQKKWIDILSEDDLCIFFSFSGETEEILNIFLEVKKTKAKTVSLSSNIKSQLMQDANEHLVIYQNEDIFEQHTSARISYIFLIMQIMNLLKN
- a CDS encoding RNA-binding domain-containing protein; protein product: MNLETKIKKLIKKGEQYNIEFKESKTSLPEDVFKTVCAFNNRLGGHIILGVNDKKEIIGVEESNIDDIKKNFVTTINNPTAFNPPLYLEPIVLEINNFKIIYIYVPEGKRVCNYKRKIYDRINDSNLDITNSHDRISKIYLKKSNISFVENIYPDIDINSLGDKTIEKVKKMAIAKNPFHIWKNMSKVEMLRSLSLISFDLEQQKESLTLAAILLFGKKETISSILSYYKTDAILRIENTDRYDDRETIELNLIESYYKLVQFGQKHLNDIFVLDKIQNVSARDTILREIVANTLAHRDYSSSFVAKIIIEKDKIIVENSNIPNSFGELKPKKFAPFPKNPLISKVFKEIGFADELGSGVNNIYKYTQIYSQNKPIFEEGETFKTIIPLRDIAISKIKFQNFKNDKGILHKKTIKSNEINKIIEMIKNNKHIKLDEIANKLKLSKKTIHRHIKNIPNLIYIGRGRNGYWQFIDTKK